The Pseudanabaena galeata CCNP1313 genome includes a region encoding these proteins:
- a CDS encoding Uma2 family endonuclease → MTVTSAKKMTFEEYLTYEDGSDRRYEFNDGELVEMTPATVFHNDLMMFFAFFLQSEISHSNHPYCVRVNSTEIFNGKRTRRPDVLVMTLAQKKSLGNQPDILHEPCLLVIEIVSPTCRSVDTVEKRKEYAQFGIPEYWIVDFLVGTFSVLTLVNGSYIEKVYREADRIASDIFPSISLSMNQVMASI, encoded by the coding sequence ATGACCGTCACCTCTGCGAAAAAAATGACATTTGAGGAATATCTAACCTATGAAGATGGCAGCGATCGCCGTTATGAATTTAACGATGGAGAATTGGTTGAAATGACTCCAGCAACGGTATTTCATAATGATTTGATGATGTTTTTTGCTTTCTTTTTGCAATCAGAAATAAGTCACTCCAATCATCCATACTGTGTGCGTGTCAATAGCACTGAAATATTCAATGGTAAAAGAACACGTCGTCCTGATGTTTTAGTGATGACGCTTGCTCAGAAGAAAAGCTTAGGAAACCAGCCAGATATTTTGCATGAGCCATGTTTGTTGGTAATTGAGATTGTCAGCCCAACTTGTCGCTCAGTAGATACCGTCGAGAAGCGGAAGGAATATGCACAATTTGGGATTCCTGAATATTGGATTGTTGATTTTTTGGTGGGAACGTTTTCGGTTTTAACTTTGGTAAATGGAAGTTATATTGAGAAAGTGTATAGAGAAGCCGATCGCATTGCCTCTGACATTTTCCCCAGTATTTCGCTATCGATGAATCAAGTAATGGCAAGCATTTAA